CTTCGCCCTGATCGGCAGCACCGTGGGCGAGACGTGGACCTCTCTCACGGGGGGCGCCGACGGGCTGGTCTTCATGCCGCCGCCGCTGGACGTCGGCGTGGCGAAGCTGGACCTCATGGGCATCCGCACCACCTACCACCTGGTCCTGGCGGTCACGGCGCTCGCCTACCTCTTCCTCCGCCGGATGGTCGGTTCGCCGCTGGGGAAGGTGTTCGTGGCGATCCGGGAGAACGAGGAGCGCGCGCGGCTGATCGGCTACGACGTCCGCCGGTACAAGCTGCTGGCGTTCGTGATCGCGGGGGGGCTCTCCGGCCTTGCCGGGGGACTCTACACCCTCAGTCTGAAGTACGCATCGGCGACGTTCCTCCACTGGTCCATATCCGGCCACGCGGTGGTGTACACCATCGTGGGCGGGGGCGGAACGCTCGTGGGGCCGATGCTCGGGGCGGGGCTCATCATGTCGCTCGAACATTACCTGGTGAAGCTGCTGACCGCCACCGACCTCGTCGTCGGCGCGGTGCTGGTCTCGGCGCTCCTCTTCGCACCGAAGGGGATCGTCGGGTTCCTGCGCGGAAGGAGACGGTAGGTGGGCGGAAACGGCGCGATCCTCACGCTGGAGAAGGTGAGCAAGAGCTTCGGCGGGCTGATGGCGGTGAACTACGCCACCATGGAGGTGCGGAAGGGGGAGCTGCGGGCGCTGATCGGGCCCAATGGAGCCGGGAAGACCACGCTCCTCAACCTGATCACCGGGATCCACACGGCCACCTCCGGAAGGATCCTCTTCCGGGGGGAGGAGATCACGCGGCTTTCGCCGGACCGGATCTCCCACCGGGGGATCTCGCGGACGCTCCAGATCACGAGCCTGTTCTCCGGCCTCACCGTGTACGAGAACATCTGGGCGGCGGCGCAGTCCCGGAGGCGGTTCTTCAACCCGTTCGCCCGGCCGGAAGCGTGGTCGGACGTGCGGGAGAAGACCGACGAAATGCTGGAGCTCACCGGACTGGCCGACAAGGCGGGAACGGTCTGCTCGGAGCTCTCCTACGGCGACCAGCGGATCCTGGAGGTGGGGGTCGCGCTCAGCACCGCCCCCGAGCTGCTCCTGCTCGACGAGCCGACGGCGGGGTTGAGCACGCGGGAATCGATGGCCCTGGTGAAGAGGATGCGGACGATGCTCCGGGGACAGACGATCGTCCTCGTGGAGCACGACATGGGCGTGGTGATGGAGCTGTCGGACCGGATCACCGTGCTGCATTACGGGGAGGTGCTCGCCGAGGGGACCCCCGCCGAGATCATGGGGAACGACCGGGTCCGGAAGGTGTACCTTGGCAACTGACATCCTGAAGATGAGCGGCGTCTGCAGCTACTACGGCAAGGGGCAGGTGCTCCACGGCGCCTCGCTCTCGGTCCGGGAAGGGGAGCTGGTGGGGCTGGTCGGCCGCA
This sequence is a window from Deltaproteobacteria bacterium. Protein-coding genes within it:
- a CDS encoding branched-chain amino acid ABC transporter permease, with the translated sequence FALIGSTVGETWTSLTGGADGLVFMPPPLDVGVAKLDLMGIRTTYHLVLAVTALAYLFLRRMVGSPLGKVFVAIRENEERARLIGYDVRRYKLLAFVIAGGLSGLAGGLYTLSLKYASATFLHWSISGHAVVYTIVGGGGTLVGPMLGAGLIMSLEHYLVKLLTATDLVVGAVLVSALLFAPKGIVGFLRGRRR
- a CDS encoding ABC transporter ATP-binding protein gives rise to the protein MAVNYATMEVRKGELRALIGPNGAGKTTLLNLITGIHTATSGRILFRGEEITRLSPDRISHRGISRTLQITSLFSGLTVYENIWAAAQSRRRFFNPFARPEAWSDVREKTDEMLELTGLADKAGTVCSELSYGDQRILEVGVALSTAPELLLLDEPTAGLSTRESMALVKRMRTMLRGQTIVLVEHDMGVVMELSDRITVLHYGEVLAEGTPAEIMGNDRVRKVYLGN